A stretch of DNA from Campylobacter gracilis:
CGACCAGTTTTAGCGTTTCATAAATGAGTTTATCTTTTAATTTGATCATCGGCTTTCCCTTGCATAATTGATATGGGCTTGTCAAAATTATATCATAAAATTTGTATTTTTATGATATAAAATTTCAAATATCTAAAAGCTGAGTGCGAATTCGTGAAAGGGTATGACGTCACAGCGGATGCCCTCAATCTCGAGCCTACCGGAGTTTGCCATAGACACAACTTTTAAACTTGTGATGCCAAGCTTTTTGAGCACGCTTAAGATTTTGCGGAATTTCAAAAAGATAATGTCCGCGTCGCTGAATGGGATGACGAGAACCCCCATCTTTAGGCCTGGCAGGTAAAAATCCAGCTCTTTTGTGTAAAAAATCGGCGTATTTAGCCCCAAAAGCTCGCAAAAAAGGACGTTGGCAAATTTTTTAGAGAAGTCCTTTTTGCTTGTTAAAATTTCGCGCATGTTAAAATGTGAAAAATATAGTTTTTTTGCGCGCGTAGGCTCGCCAGCTTTGCTTAAAAATCTGATGAAATTTTCCCGCTCAAGCTTGGCGATAGTGCCGTATACCGCGTCTTTTGAGATCTTGATACGCGGCTTTAGCGCGGTGTAAATTTTATTTGCACTAAATGCGGTGTGGACAGAGCTTAGGCACTCTTTGAGGATTAAAATTTCCGTGCGGCTAAAGTTCGCCGCAAGCAGCCTCTGCTCGAATTCTAAAATTTCGGCAGGCGCTATGAAGGGGTTTTTTGCGCCGCCGCCTTGGGCTAAAAATGCCGAAATCATCGAGTTTATCTCGTTGTGGCGCTTGTCAAAGGCGATAAATTCCTCAAACGAAAGCGGCAAAAGCTCAAGCCGCTCAAAGCCTGGCAAAACTAACTCTTTATCGCGAGTAGAAATTATAATGCGCTTTAAATTTAGCCCCCCAGCAAAGCTTTGAAGCGATGAAATTTCAAAATCGGTGCTACTGAAATTATCTAAAAAAAGCGATGAAATTTGCTCGTTGGCGACTAAAAATTCTTTGATCTCGCGGAAGAAATTCTCGCTCCTGTTTTTTGTGCTGTAGAACTCCGCATTTTTTATGTTGTTTGAGCCGCCTGTGCTTGCGTTTTTTGCGTTTTTTGTATCTGTATTTTTTACGGCGGCGCGATAAATTTCATCTACGCTGGGCATATCCGCGTCTAGCGTAGCTTCTCTACTTATTTCATATTCATTTGCTTCGCTAGCCCTTGTATTGTCCGCACTATTTCTAGCCACAAAAATTGCATCATTCGCTACCGCCTCTTCAAGGCGTAGATCGGCTAAATTCAGGTACAAAATTTCATCTTTTTTAAGTTCCGAAATTTCATTTTTCAGCACGGCGCTTTTGCCGGAATTTAGCACTCCGTATATTATAGTTTTGGGCGAGTCTATACCTCTTTTGCGCGGGATAAAGCCTGCAAATTCCGGCGGATTTTCGTAAAAAAATTTTAGATCATTCATGGCGAGTATTTTAAAATTTTCCTTATTAAAAGGAAATAAATCCGAAAAATCCTATGGAATTTTTATATCTGTTTAAATTTATCCAAAATTTTTGTATTGAAATTTTTCGACACTCTAAAAATTTTCGAAATTTTATATATTTTTCCTTATAAAAAGGAAATATTTCCATAAAATTTGGCTATTTTCTTGACAAAAAGGGAGCGCTTTTATATAATGTGCGTCTTTTGTTTGAAACAAAGGGTCGCGCGTTGCGACAAGTTCTTTATTAAGGAAAAGTGATGCAAAAAATTAGGTTAAAACTCAAGGCTTATGACCATCGAGTTTTAGATCGCACAGTTTCGGCTATCGTTGAAGCCGTAAAAAGAACAGGTGCGGACGTCAGAGGTCCCGTGCCGATGCCTACGAAGATTAAACGCTACACCGTTTTAAGATCTCCGCACGTAAATAAAGACTCCAGAGAGCAGTTTGAGATGAAAATTCACGCTCGTATGCTAGACATCGTAGCGGCTACGCCAGATACGGTTGATTCGCTAACTAAGCTTGATTTGGCTCCGGAAGTCAACGTCGAAGTTCATGCGATGGGCAAATAAGGGGTAAAACAATGGAATATATTGTAGAAAAAATAGGTATGAGTAGGACGATCGACACGAGCAGCACGCCCGTGACGCTTTTACGACTTATCAATACCAAAATTTGCGAAGTTTGCGATGAGAAAAAAGCTATCGTAGCCTACGCAGACGGCAAGGCGTATAACAAAGCTATCGCCGGCATTCAAAAGAAATATAGTTTGAGTAAGGAATTTAATAAATTTGCGACGTTAAGCTTAGAAAATGCCGAGCTTGGCGATCAAAATTTAGATGTTTTGAGCGAGGCCAAGATCGTCAAAGTAAGCTTCAGATCAAAAGGCAAAGGCTATCAAGGCGTCATTAAGCGCCATGGCTTTGCAGGCGGCCCTGCAGCGCACGGTAGCCGCTTCCACCGAAGGCCTGGTTCTATTGGCAACTGCGAGTGGCCCGGTCGCGTTCAGCCTGGTATGCGGATGGCGGGACACACTGGAAATGAAACGATCACTGCCAAAAACGAAGTCGTAAGCTTTGATGCCGAGAATAAAATTTTGGTGCTTAAGGGCTCGGTTCCTGGATTTAACGGCGCAATGGGCAGAATAAGGATAGTAAAATGAGTAAAGTAAGCGTGCTTAACGAAAAACTGGAAAAAGCAAGCGAAATTGAAATCCCTGCGAAATTTTCGGAAGTCAATTCGCACAATCTATATTTATACGTCAAATCTTACCTTGCTTCGCTTCGCGCAAATACGGCTAACGCTAAAACTCGCGCCGAGGTTAGCGGCGGCGGTAAAAAACCGTGGCGACAAAAGGGTCGCGGTGGCGCACGTGCGGGCTCAACGAGAACCAATGTCTGGGTAGGCGGCGCGGTCGCATTCGGTCCGACTAACGAGCGAAATTACGAGCAGAAGGTCAATAAAAAGCAAAAACGCCTTGCGCTGGAATTTGCTATCAATGAGAAAGCAAACGAGGGTAAAATTTTTATCTTCGACGATTTGGAGCTAAAAAGCGGTAAAACCAAAGATGCGGCAAATTTTATCAAGAAACTGGGCGTTAGAGATGCGTTGATCGTTAAAAACGAGCTGGACGCACAAACTCTTTTGGCCTATAGAAATCTTAAGAATTGCTATGTCATTGATGCAAGCGAGGTCAATGCTTACCTGATAGCAGTTTACGGCTCAGTCGTATTCGAAAAAGCGGCATTTGAATCAATAGTGAAAGAGGACTAAAATGGCAGATATAACAGATATCAAAACGATCCTTTATACGGAAAAGTCTCTCGGTCTTCAAGAAAACGGCGTGGTCGTTATCCAAACTAGCCCGTCGGTTACGAAAAACGGACTAAAGAGCGTTTTAAAAAACTATTTCGGGATCACTCCGCTAAAGATAAATTCTTTAAGACAGGACGGCAAAGTAAAAAGATTTAGAGGTAAAATGGGCGCTAGAAACGATGTAAAAAAATTCTACGTCAAACTACCTGAGGGCGCAAGCCTAGAAAGCATGGAGGCGTAAAATGGCGATTAAAACTTATAAACCGTATACTCCAAGTAGAAGATTTATGACCGGTCTTAGCAGCGAGGATATCACTGCAAAAGCTAGCGTTAGAGGCTTGCTCGTTAAAATTCCTGCCGCAGCCGGAAGAAACAACAATGGTCGCATTACCAGTCGCCATAAACAAGCCGGAGCAGCTAAACTTTATAGAATTATCGATTTTAAGCGAAATAAATTCGGTGTTCCTGGCAAAGTCGAGGCGATCGAATACGATCCGAATCGCAACTGCCGTATCGCATTGATCTCATACGCAGACGGCGAGAAGCGCTACATCATCAAGCCTAATGATCTTAATGTGGGCGACGTAGTAGCAGCTGCCGAGGGCGGATTAGATATTAAACCCGGCAACGCGATGAAGATGAAAAACATCCCTGTGGGAACTATCCTGCACAATATCGAGTTAAAACCCGGCAAAGGCGCCCAAATGGCACGTAGCGCAGGAAGTTATGCTCAGCTTATGGGTAAAGAGGAAAAATACGTCATTTTGCGTCTGCCTAGCGGCGAGATGAGAAGAGTGCTCGCAGAGTGCATGGCTAGTATCGGCGTAGTAGGTAACGAAGAGTGGGCAAACGTCGTCATCGGCAAAGCCGGACGCAATCGCCACAGAGGTATCCGTCCTCAAACCAGAGGTTCTGCAATGAACCCGGTTGATCACCCACACGGCGGTGGCGAGGGTAAGAAAAACTCCGGCCGCCATCCGGTAACTCCGTGGGGCAAACCGACGAAGGGCTATAAAACTCGCCATAAAAAAGCGAGCGATAAGCTTATAATTTCAAGAAGGAAAGGAAAATAAAAATGGCTAGATCGCTAAAAAAAGGTCCTTTCGTAGATGATCACGTAATGAAAAAAGTCGTTGCGGCGAAGAAAGCCGGCGATAACAAACCGATCAAGACTTGGTCGAGACGAAGCACGATCGTGCCTGAGATGATCGGACTTACGTTTAACGTTCATAACGGAAAGAATTTTATCCCGGTTTACGTTACCGAACATCATATCGGTTATAAATTAGGCGAGTTCGCTCCTACGCGCACTTTCAAGGGCCACAAAGGCTCCGTGCAGAAAAAGATCGGCAAGTAAGGATAGCATATGAGTAAATCAACTATTAAATTTGTTCGCCTTTCGCCGACAAAAGCAAGACTTATCGCAAAGCAAATTCAAGGCATGAATGCGGAATTTGCCCTTGCTACTTTAGAATTTACGCCTAATCGCGGCGCGAAATATATCGCTACGGCGATTTCAAGCGCGGTCGCAAACGGCGGCTTTGAGCCTGAAGAGGTCGTAGTTACCAGCTGCCGAGTGGATGCGGGTCCCGTACTTAAGAGATTTCGTCCGCGCGCCAGAGGTACGGCTAGCCGTATCCGCAAGCCTACTTCGCACATCATCGTCGAAGTAGCAAAACCAAGTAAGAAGGAAGCGTAAATGGGACAGAAAGTAAATCCGATCGGTTTAAGATTAGGAATTAATCGAAATTGGGAGTCTAGATGGTTCCCTTCTAAAGCGACGCTTTCCGAGAGTATCGGCGAGGATTACAAGATTCGCAAATTTTTAAAAGCCAAGCTTTACTATGCGGGAATTAGCCAAATTCTTATCGAAAGAACGGCTAAGAAAATTCGCGTAACGATCGTAGCCGCAAGACCGGGTATTATCATCGGCAAAAAAGGCGGCGAGGTCGAAAATTTAAGAAGCGAAGTCGTTAAGCTAGTCAATAAAGACATAGCCATTAATATCAAAGAGGAGCGCAAAGTAGGCTCGAACGCACTTTTGGCTGCGGAAAACGTAGCTATGCAACTAGAGCGTCGCGTTGCATTCCGCCGCGCTATGAAGAAAGTCATCCAAGGCGCTCAAAAAGCGGGCGCAAAGGGAATTAAAATTTGCGTCGCAGGTCGCTTGGGCGGTGCAGAGATGGCTAGAACCGAATGGTATTTGGAGGGACGCGTTCCGCTTCATACTCTAAGGGCTAGGATCGATTACGGCTTTGCCGAAGCGCATACGACCTACGGCAATATCGGCATTAAGGTTTGGATCTTTAAGGGTGAAATTTTACAAAAAGGCATCCAGGCTGAAAAAACCGACGATGCGCCTAAAAAAACACGCAGACCAAGAAGAGGTAAATAGTTATGTTGATGCCAAAAAGAACAAAATACCGCAAGATGATGAAAGGTCGCAATCGCGGCTATGCGACGAGAGGAAATTCCTTGACGTTCGGCGATTTCGGTATCAAAGCGGTAGAGGCGGGTAGGGTAAATTCTCGCCAGATCGAAGCGGCTCGTGTCGCGATGACGCGCTTCGTGAATCGTCAAGCTAAAATTTGGATTAAGGTATTCCCAGACAAACCGCTTACCAAAAAGCCTCTACAAACTCGTATGGGTAAGGGTAAGAGCGGCGTAGAAGAGTGGGTAATGAATATAAAACCGGGCAGGATCATTTTCGAGATGACCGGCGTTAGCGAAGAGGTTGCTAAAGAGGCGCTTATGCTTTCGATTCATAAACTACCTTTTAAAACGAAAATCGTAAGTAGGGAAAGCGAAAATGAAATATACTGATTTGAAAGATAAAGATTTGGCTGAGCTAAATTCTATGTTGAAACAAAGTAAGTTGCTTTTATTTACGGCTAGACAAAAGCTAAAAACTATGCAGTTAAGCAATCCTAACGAGATTCGCGCTATCAAAAAAGATATCGCTAGAATCAACACCGCTATTAAAGCGAAATAAGGATAGGTTATGGCATTTAAAAGAGAAATTCAAGGCGTAGTTGTAAAGAAGGCGGGCGATAAAACAGCTACCGTTTTGGTAGAAAGAAGGGTTATGCACCCTAGATATAGAAAGATCGTAAAAAGATTTAAAAAATATCTGATCCACGATGAGAACAACGTCGTAAAGATCGGCGATACCATATCTGCGATTGAGTGCAGACCGCTAAGCGCTAGAAAATCGTTTCGCTTAAAAGCGGTTTTGAAAACAGGAGTTGAATAATGATACAGAGTTTTACCAGACTTGCGGTAGCTGATAATAGCGGCGCAAAAGAACTTATGTGTATTAAAGTTTTGGGCGGCAGCAAAAGAAGATACGCTACAATCGGTGATATCATCGTTTGCTCTGTAAAAAAAGCGCTCCCTAACGGCAAGATTAAGCGCGGTCAAGTAGTAAAAGCCGTAGTCGTTCGTACGACTAAAGAGTTGCACAGAGGCAACGGCTCACTAATTAGATTCGATGAGAACGCAGCCGTTATTTTGGATTCAAAAAAAGAGCCGATCGGTACTCGTATTTTCGGTCCTATCGGTAGAGAGGTCAGATACGGCGGTTTTATGAAGATCGTTTCGCTGGCTCCGGAGGTTTTATAATGGCAGTAAAATTTAAGATTAAAAAGGGTGATCAAGTAAAGATCATCGCAGGTGACGATAAGGGCAAAACAGGTACCGTTAAGGCCGTCTTTCCTAAAAAAGCTCAAGTTATCGTCGAGGGTTGTAAAATGGCTAAAAAGGCTATCAAACCAACCGAGCAAAATCCGCAAGGCGGCTTTACAAGCAAAGAGATGCCTATGGATATTTCAAACGTTGCGTTGGTAGAGGGTTGATTATGAGCAGACTAAAAGATAAATACGCTAATTCCATCAGAGCTGCTTTGCAGAAAGAATTTGATATAAAAAATCCTATGCTTATCCCGGCGCTTGAAAAGATCGTTATCAGCGTAGGAACGGGCGAATCGAGCAAAGATCAAAAGGTGCTTCAAAATATGGCCGATACTATCTCACTGATCGCAGGCCAAAAAGCGCTTATCGTCAATGCAAAAAAATCGGTTGCCGGTTTTAAAGTGCGCGAAGGTTTCCCGGTAGGCATAATGGTTACATTACGAAAAGAGCAGATGTTTGCCTTCCTGGACAAACTGATCTCTATCGCGCTTCCTAGAGTTAAGGATTTCCGAGGACTACCTAGAACGGGCTTTGACGGACGCGGCAATTATAACTTCGGCTTGCAAGAGCAGCTGATGTTCCCAGAGGTCGAATACGATCAAATTTTAAAAACTCACGGTATGAATATAACCGTCGTAACGACTACAAATAACGATAAAGAGGCATTTAAATTGCTAGAGTTATTCGGCATGCCTTTTGCAAAAGGAAAATGATATGGCAAAAAAATCAATGGTAGCCAAGGCGAAACGCCCCGCTAAATTTAGCACTCGCGCATATACCAGATGTCAAATTTGCGGTCGTCCGCACTCCGTTTATAAGGATTTTGGAATTTGTCGCGTTTGCCTTCGCAAGATGGCAAATGAGGGCTTGATCCCGGGTCTAAAAAAAGCAAGCTGGTAAGGAGAAGAGATGATTAACGATCTTATTTCAGATGGACTAACTCGCATCAGAAATGCTGCGATGCGAAGGCTAGATACGACTAAGCTTTTTCACTCAAACGTCGTTGAGGCTATGCTTAAAATTTTAGCCGAGAAGGGCTATATCGAGAGCTACAACGTAGTAGAGGAAAACAATAAAAAGATCATCAACGTAGTGCTTAAATACGACGAAAAGGGCAGGAGCGTGATAAACGAAGTTAAAAGAATTTCGACTCCGGGTCGCCGTGTATATCAGGGCAAAGACGAAATCAAGCGCTTCAAAAACGGCTACGGAACCGTCGTCGTTAGCACAAGCAAGGGCGTTATGAGTGGTATTGACGCGCACAAAGCCGGCGTCGGTGGCGAAGTGCTTTGCACGATCTGGTAAGAAGTTTCTACTTTTTATGGCATTGTGGTATCCATTCGTAAAAGTAGACATACCCTAGACAAATAAAAAGGAAAATTATGTCAAGAATTGGTAAAAAACCGATCTCTATTCCAAACGGCTTAGAGGTCAAAATCGACGGCTCGTCGTTAAAATTTAAAAAATCAAATAACGAAAAAGAGCTTGATTTAAAAGGTCATGTCGATGTAAAAATCGAAGACGGAAAGATAGAATTCTCACCTAAGGGCGAAGATAGACAGAGTAGGGCGTATTGGGGAACATACCGCGCTTTGGCCAATAATATCGTCCTTGGTCTTACCGAGGGCTTTTCAAAACAGCTTGAAATCAACGGCGTCGGCTATAGAGCCGCGATGAAGGGCAAGGTACTTGAGCTAAATTTGGGCTTTTCGCATCCGATAAATTTTGAATCTCCAAAGGGAATCGAAATTTTCGTAGATAAAAACGTCGTAACTATCAAAGGCGACGACAAGCAGCAAGTAGGT
This window harbors:
- the rplP gene encoding 50S ribosomal protein L16, whose product is MLMPKRTKYRKMMKGRNRGYATRGNSLTFGDFGIKAVEAGRVNSRQIEAARVAMTRFVNRQAKIWIKVFPDKPLTKKPLQTRMGKGKSGVEEWVMNIKPGRIIFEMTGVSEEVAKEALMLSIHKLPFKTKIVSRESENEIY
- a CDS encoding 50S ribosomal protein L23, whose product is MADITDIKTILYTEKSLGLQENGVVVIQTSPSVTKNGLKSVLKNYFGITPLKINSLRQDGKVKRFRGKMGARNDVKKFYVKLPEGASLESMEA
- the rplX gene encoding 50S ribosomal protein L24 — encoded protein: MAVKFKIKKGDQVKIIAGDDKGKTGTVKAVFPKKAQVIVEGCKMAKKAIKPTEQNPQGGFTSKEMPMDISNVALVEG
- the rpsQ gene encoding 30S ribosomal protein S17: MAFKREIQGVVVKKAGDKTATVLVERRVMHPRYRKIVKRFKKYLIHDENNVVKIGDTISAIECRPLSARKSFRLKAVLKTGVE
- the rplV gene encoding 50S ribosomal protein L22, which produces MSKSTIKFVRLSPTKARLIAKQIQGMNAEFALATLEFTPNRGAKYIATAISSAVANGGFEPEEVVVTSCRVDAGPVLKRFRPRARGTASRIRKPTSHIIVEVAKPSKKEA
- the rpsJ gene encoding 30S ribosomal protein S10; this encodes MQKIRLKLKAYDHRVLDRTVSAIVEAVKRTGADVRGPVPMPTKIKRYTVLRSPHVNKDSREQFEMKIHARMLDIVAATPDTVDSLTKLDLAPEVNVEVHAMGK
- the rplD gene encoding 50S ribosomal protein L4; this translates as MSKVSVLNEKLEKASEIEIPAKFSEVNSHNLYLYVKSYLASLRANTANAKTRAEVSGGGKKPWRQKGRGGARAGSTRTNVWVGGAVAFGPTNERNYEQKVNKKQKRLALEFAINEKANEGKIFIFDDLELKSGKTKDAANFIKKLGVRDALIVKNELDAQTLLAYRNLKNCYVIDASEVNAYLIAVYGSVVFEKAAFESIVKED
- the rplC gene encoding 50S ribosomal protein L3; amino-acid sequence: MEYIVEKIGMSRTIDTSSTPVTLLRLINTKICEVCDEKKAIVAYADGKAYNKAIAGIQKKYSLSKEFNKFATLSLENAELGDQNLDVLSEAKIVKVSFRSKGKGYQGVIKRHGFAGGPAAHGSRFHRRPGSIGNCEWPGRVQPGMRMAGHTGNETITAKNEVVSFDAENKILVLKGSVPGFNGAMGRIRIVK
- the rplE gene encoding 50S ribosomal protein L5 — translated: MSRLKDKYANSIRAALQKEFDIKNPMLIPALEKIVISVGTGESSKDQKVLQNMADTISLIAGQKALIVNAKKSVAGFKVREGFPVGIMVTLRKEQMFAFLDKLISIALPRVKDFRGLPRTGFDGRGNYNFGLQEQLMFPEVEYDQILKTHGMNITVVTTTNNDKEAFKLLELFGMPFAKGK
- a CDS encoding ATP-binding protein, coding for MNDLKFFYENPPEFAGFIPRKRGIDSPKTIIYGVLNSGKSAVLKNEISELKKDEILYLNLADLRLEEAVANDAIFVARNSADNTRASEANEYEISREATLDADMPSVDEIYRAAVKNTDTKNAKNASTGGSNNIKNAEFYSTKNRSENFFREIKEFLVANEQISSLFLDNFSSTDFEISSLQSFAGGLNLKRIIISTRDKELVLPGFERLELLPLSFEEFIAFDKRHNEINSMISAFLAQGGGAKNPFIAPAEILEFEQRLLAANFSRTEILILKECLSSVHTAFSANKIYTALKPRIKISKDAVYGTIAKLERENFIRFLSKAGEPTRAKKLYFSHFNMREILTSKKDFSKKFANVLFCELLGLNTPIFYTKELDFYLPGLKMGVLVIPFSDADIIFLKFRKILSVLKKLGITSLKVVSMANSGRLEIEGIRCDVIPFHEFALSF
- the rpsS gene encoding 30S ribosomal protein S19; this encodes MARSLKKGPFVDDHVMKKVVAAKKAGDNKPIKTWSRRSTIVPEMIGLTFNVHNGKNFIPVYVTEHHIGYKLGEFAPTRTFKGHKGSVQKKIGK
- a CDS encoding type Z 30S ribosomal protein S14 encodes the protein MAKKSMVAKAKRPAKFSTRAYTRCQICGRPHSVYKDFGICRVCLRKMANEGLIPGLKKASW
- the rpsH gene encoding 30S ribosomal protein S8; amino-acid sequence: MINDLISDGLTRIRNAAMRRLDTTKLFHSNVVEAMLKILAEKGYIESYNVVEENNKKIINVVLKYDEKGRSVINEVKRISTPGRRVYQGKDEIKRFKNGYGTVVVSTSKGVMSGIDAHKAGVGGEVLCTIW
- the rpmC gene encoding 50S ribosomal protein L29 encodes the protein MKYTDLKDKDLAELNSMLKQSKLLLFTARQKLKTMQLSNPNEIRAIKKDIARINTAIKAK
- the rplN gene encoding 50S ribosomal protein L14; this encodes MIQSFTRLAVADNSGAKELMCIKVLGGSKRRYATIGDIIVCSVKKALPNGKIKRGQVVKAVVVRTTKELHRGNGSLIRFDENAAVILDSKKEPIGTRIFGPIGREVRYGGFMKIVSLAPEVL
- the rpsC gene encoding 30S ribosomal protein S3, whose amino-acid sequence is MGQKVNPIGLRLGINRNWESRWFPSKATLSESIGEDYKIRKFLKAKLYYAGISQILIERTAKKIRVTIVAARPGIIIGKKGGEVENLRSEVVKLVNKDIAINIKEERKVGSNALLAAENVAMQLERRVAFRRAMKKVIQGAQKAGAKGIKICVAGRLGGAEMARTEWYLEGRVPLHTLRARIDYGFAEAHTTYGNIGIKVWIFKGEILQKGIQAEKTDDAPKKTRRPRRGK
- the rplF gene encoding 50S ribosomal protein L6; the encoded protein is MSRIGKKPISIPNGLEVKIDGSSLKFKKSNNEKELDLKGHVDVKIEDGKIEFSPKGEDRQSRAYWGTYRALANNIVLGLTEGFSKQLEINGVGYRAAMKGKVLELNLGFSHPINFESPKGIEIFVDKNVVTIKGDDKQQVGQVAAEIRGFRPPEPYKGKGIKYLEEHIIRKAGKTAKK
- the rplB gene encoding 50S ribosomal protein L2 translates to MAIKTYKPYTPSRRFMTGLSSEDITAKASVRGLLVKIPAAAGRNNNGRITSRHKQAGAAKLYRIIDFKRNKFGVPGKVEAIEYDPNRNCRIALISYADGEKRYIIKPNDLNVGDVVAAAEGGLDIKPGNAMKMKNIPVGTILHNIELKPGKGAQMARSAGSYAQLMGKEEKYVILRLPSGEMRRVLAECMASIGVVGNEEWANVVIGKAGRNRHRGIRPQTRGSAMNPVDHPHGGGEGKKNSGRHPVTPWGKPTKGYKTRHKKASDKLIISRRKGK